Proteins encoded by one window of Musa acuminata AAA Group cultivar baxijiao chromosome BXJ2-9, Cavendish_Baxijiao_AAA, whole genome shotgun sequence:
- the LOC135622983 gene encoding uncharacterized protein LOC135622983 translates to MEKWIHQIEEWIHQQPIEQLYVSFAVLVFTFVFFGLFRILRRSKSNTIVLVGLSGSGKTVLFYQLRDGSPHLGTVTSMEPNDGTFVLHSELEKKGKLNPVHLIDVPGHSRLRPKLDEFLPHAAGVIFVVDSLDFLPNCRAAAEYLYDVLTKAIIVKRRIPILILCNKADKVTAHSKEFIRKQLEKEIDKLRTSRSAISTADITSDYTLGVPGEAFSFSHCQNKVMVADASGLTGEISQVEQFIRELVRP, encoded by the exons ATGGAGAAATGGATACATCAAATTGAAGAATGGATTCATCAGCAGCCCATAGAGCAACTCTATGTTTCTTTCGCTGTTCTAGTCTTCACATTTGTTTTCTTTGGGTTGT tTCGTATCTTGAGACGCTCAAAGTCCAATACCATAGTGCTTGTTGGCTTAAGTGGTAGTGGAAAAACTGTTCTTTTTTACCAG CTTCGTGATGGCTCCCCACATCTTGGTACTGTTACATCAATGGAACCAAATGATGGTACTTTTGTGCTGCACTCTGAGCTGGAAAAG AAGGGAAAACTAAATCCAGTTCATTTGATTGATGTTCCTGGGCATTCACGACTGAGACCAAAGCTTGATGAATTCTTGCCTCATGCGGCTGGAGTCATTTTTGTTGTGGACAGTTTAGATTTCTTACCAAATTGCCGAGCGGCTGCTGA GTACTTGTATGATGTACTGACAAAGGCAATCATAGTGAAGCGAAGAATACCCATTTTGATATTGTGCAACAAGGCAGACAAAGTGACGGCACATTCCAAGGAATTTATTAGAAAACAGTTGGAGAAGGAAAT AGACAAGCTTCGTACCTCAAGAAGTGCAATTTCAACTGCTGATATAACCAGTGACTATACCCTTGGGGTTCCCGGAGAAGCATTTTCGTTTTCTCATTGTCAAAACAAGGTGATGGTAGCTGATGCATCTGGGCTAACGGGAGAGATCTCCCAGGTCGAGCAGTTCATCAGAGAGCTAGTGAGGCCATAA